A DNA window from Vigna angularis cultivar LongXiaoDou No.4 chromosome 1, ASM1680809v1, whole genome shotgun sequence contains the following coding sequences:
- the LOC108319890 gene encoding diacylglycerol kinase 2, producing MSLTMIDLGISFLRLITSPDASGASIIGWLITGSFGLMAVVYAVLKWQRRSSLNWIKAAAREKKKVWKKFKVPLSGHSWVEDFTYREQPSTCCFCLTSLWPSQNLGTTASPHTPLHRCSVCGVAAHFLCSQFAAKDCKCVAQAGFGHIRHHWSERWVNVYENHEMSAFCFYCDEPCGVPFVKASPTWHCQWCQRLIHVKCHNKLTKDSGDFCDLGPLRRIILSPLCVKEVDEDLKGGRLSSIISSSVNGQIRKRRNRSKHGGGYNANGKSRGSSGTDATLFDYVLNGFGWNNSSNEKFYDQLGNSRVLGNGLTSTHSHIKKYTLVDLPPDASPLLIFINGRSGGQLGHSLHRRLNMLLNPVQIFELSASQGPEVGLEFFKSVRYFRVLVCGGDGTVAWVLDAIERRSYESPPPVAILPLGTGNDLSRVLNWGKGFSTLDGEGGLTMLLHDDISNAAVTMLDRWKVKISEESSEGKSNKVKTKSMMNYLGIGCDAKVAYKFHVTRQISPEKFCSQFLNKLRYAKEGARDIMDRTCADLPWQVWLEVDGRDIEIPKDSEGLIVLNIGSYMGGVDLWQNGYEHDDDFSLQSMHDKMLEVVCVCGAWHLGKLQVGLSQARRLAQGKVIKIHCSSPFPVQIDGEPFILQPGFLEITHRGQAFMMRKTSENEPKGRAAAIMTEVLLDAECKGIINASQKKVLLQDMAINLS from the exons ATGAGTTTAACCATGATAGATTTAGGAATTTCATTTCTGAGGTTGATCACGAGCCCTGATGCTTCCGGTGCATCTATTATTGGATGGCTCATCACTGGATCATTTGGACTGATGGCAGTCGTATATGCCGTTCTCAAGTGGCAGCGTAGGTCCTCGTTGAATTGGATTAAAGCTGCagcaagagagaagaagaaagtttggaaAAAGTTTAAAGTACCACTGTCTGGTCATTCTTGGGTTGAAGATTTCACTTACAGGGAACAACCATCCACTTGTTGTTTCTGCTTGACTTCCCTTTGGCCTTCCCAAAATCTAGGTACAACAGCCTCACCACATACCCCTCTCCATCGTTGCTCTGTTTGTGGTGTCGCTGCTCATTTCCTTTGTTCACAGTTTGCAGCAAAGGATTGCAAATGTGTTGCTCAGGCTGGTTTTGGCCATATTAGACACCACTGGTCAGAAAGATGGGTTAACGTGTATGAAAATCACGAGATGTCTGCCTTCTGTTTTTACTGTGATGAGCCATGCGGTGTTCCCTTTGTTAAAGCTTCTCCAACATGGCATTGCCAGTGGTGTCAGCGCCTCATTCATGTTAAATGTCATAACAAATTGACTAAAGATTCTGGTGACTTTTGTGATTTGGGTCCCTTGAGGCGAATTATCCTTTCTCCTCTTTGTGTCAAAGAAGTTGATGAGGATCTAAAAGGAGGACGGCTAAGTTCTATTATAAGCTCTTCTGTTAATGGCCAGATTAGAAAGCGGCGTAACCGCAGTAAACATGGAGGTGGTTACAATGCTAATGGTAAATCACGTGGTTCCTCAGGTACTGATGCAACGCTTTTTGACTATGTGTTGAATGGTTTTGGCTGGAATAATTCCAGTAATGAAAAGTTTTATGATCAATTGGGTAATAGTAGAGTACTAGGAAACGGTTTAACTTCTACTCATAGCCACATCAAGAAATACACACTGGTTGATTTGCCACCAGATGCAAGCCCACTTTTGATCTTCATAAATGGCAGGAGTGGTGGTCAGCTTGGGCATTCTCTTCATAGGAGATTGAATATGCTATTAAATCCTGTTCAG ATATTTGAATTGAGTGCTTCTCAGGGCCCTGAAGTGGGCCTGGAATTCTTCAAAAGTGTACGATATTTTAGAGTACTCGTATGTGGTGGGGATGGCACGGTTGCATGGGTCCTTGATGCTATAGAAAGACGCAGTTATGAGTCACCTCCACCAGTGGCAATTCTTCCCCTTGGCACTGGAAATGATTTGTCCAGGGTACTGAATTGGGGAAAAGGCTTCTCTACCCTTGACGGAGAAGGCGGATTGACCATGCTTTTGCATGATGACATTAGCAATGCAGCAGTCACTATGCTAGATCGATGGAAAGTTAAAATCTCAGAAGAAAGCTCTGAAGGAAAATCAAATAAAGTGAAAACTAAATCCATGATGAACTATCTAG GCATTGGATGTGACGCAAAGGTTGCATATAAATTTCATGTTACTCGACAAATAAGTCCTGAAAAGTTTTGTAGTCAG TTTTTGAATAAACTGCGATATGCAAAAGAGGGAGCAAGAGATATTATGGACAGAACTTGTGCTGACTTGCCATGGCAAGTATGGCTTGAAGTTGACGGGAGAGACATCGAGATTCCCAAG GATTCTGAGGGCTTAATTGTGCTCAATATCGGGAGCTATATGGGTGGAGTAGATCTTTGGCAAAATGGTTATGAGCATGATGATGATTTTAGTCTGCAATCCATGCATGATAAAATGCTGGAGGTGGTATGTGTTTGTGGAGCATGGCACCTGGGAAAACTTCAG GTTGGACTTTCACAAGCAAGAAGGCTTGCTCAAGGTAAAGTCATCAAGATACACTGTTCCAGTCCTTTCCCGGTTCAAATCGACGGGGAGCCATTTATCCTACAACCAGGATTCTTGGAAATTACTCATCGCGGACAG GCATTCATGATGAGGAAGACTTCAGAAAATGAACCTAAAGGAAGAGCAGCTGCAATTATGACAGAGGTATTACTAGATGCCGAGTGCAAGGGAATTATTAATGCATCTCAGAAGAAAGTTCTTCTCCAGGATATGGCCATCAATCTTTCATAA
- the LOC108321882 gene encoding uncharacterized protein LOC108321882, with product MITTSPTSSTTNLGGAQPLSLRFLCKPPLLSLTLCFPSHSAYKGIAVSSTPCKPRVRCEKEVGNGNQNGVEEENEEVEREVQCEVQVVSWRERRVKAEISVNADIESIWNALTDYEHLADFIPNLVWSGKIPCPYPGRIWLEQRGFQRSMYWHIEARVVLDLQEFINSAWDRELHFSMVDGDFKKFEGKWSVKSGTRSSSTNVSYEVNVIPRFNFPAIFLERIIRSDLPVNLRALAYRVERNISGNQKLSLPENDLDKTSTDIYGSSTQKTNSSSCEKNKLSPGENKEDLVPSISGSLPLSSSEMNINNWGAFGKTCSLDRPCVVDEIHLRRFDGLLENGGVHRCVFASITVKAPVSDVWNAMSSYETLPEIVPNLAISKILSRDNNKVRILQEGCKGLLYMVLHARVVLDLCEYLEQEISFEQVEGDFDSFQGKWTFEQLGNHHTLLKYSVESKMRKDTFLSEAIMEEVIYEDLPSNLCAIRDYIENRTASNILESKQNTNSRQQTAPSGFADDDSYCSAEELSDCNAQSLSQQRRRVPGLQRDIEVLKSEILKFIAEHGQEGFMPMRKQLRLHGRVDIEKAINRMGGFRKIAIMMNLSLAYKHRKPKGYWDNLENLHDEISRFQRSWGMDPSFMPSRKSFERAGRFDIARALEKWGGLNQVSRLLSLKVRRQRSKQGNLDKDKKVEDDVASPDVDIEIKTPSRPTVSQDPQKWLTELTQLDINWVD from the exons ATGATCACCACTTCCCCAACTTCTTCAACCACCAACCTCGGAGGAGCACAACCTCTTTCGCTGCGTTTCCTATGCAAACCACCGCTTCTATCTCTCACCCTCTGTTTCCCTTCTCACTCTGCTTACAAGGGCATTGCGGTTTCCTCAACTCCCTGCAAACCCAGAGTTCGGTGTGAGAAAGAAGTTGGGAATGGTAATCAGAATGGGGtagaggaagaaaatgaagaggtCGAACGTGAAGTGCAGTGTGAGGTTCAAGTGGTTTCTTGGAGGGAAAGGAGAGTTAAGGCTGAAATTTCTGTCAATGCTGACATTGAATCCATTTGGAACGCTCTCACCGATTATGAGCATCTTGCTGATTTCATTCCAAACCTTGTGTGGAg TGGAAAAATACCTTGCCCATATCCTGGACGTATATGGTTAGAGCAAAGAGGATTTCAAAGGTCAATGTATTGGCACATAGAAGCTCGAGTTGTGTTGGATCTTCAAGAATTTATCAATTCT GCATGGGACCGAGAACTTCACTTTTCCATGGTTGATGGAGACTTTAAGAAGTTTGAGGGCAAATGGTCTGTAAAATCTGGAACAAG ATCTTCATCAACTAATGTATCTTATGAAGTTAATGTTATACCAAGATTCAATTTCCCAGCCATATTCTTGGAAAGGATTATCAGATCTGATCTTCCCGTGAACCTTCGCGCCTTGGCATATAGAGTCGAAAGGAATATTTCAGGAAATCAGAAACTTTCCCTGCCAGAAAATGACTTGGATAAAACTTCTACTGATATTTATGGGTCATCTACCCAAAAGACAAATAGTTCTTCGTGTGAAAAGAATAAGTTGTCTCCTGGAGAAAACAAAGAAGATTTAGTTCCCTCAATTTCTGGTTCCTTGCCCTTGTCTTCCAGTGAGATGAATATCAATAATTGGGGTGCATTTGGAAAAACTTGCAGTCTTGACAGGCCTTGTGTGGTGGATGAAATTCATCTCCGTAGATTTGATGGACTTTTG GAAAATGGAGGTGTTCATCGCTGTGTTTTTGCAAGCATAACAGTTAAAGCTCCTGTTAGTGATGTATGGAATGCCATGTCTTCCTATGAGACTCTTCCTGA AATAGTTCCAAATTTAGCTATCAGTAAGATTTTATCACGAGATAACAATAAAGTCCGCATTCTCCAG GAAGGGTGTAAGGGCCTGCTTTATATGGTGCTTCATGCTCGTGTTGTGCTGGACTTGTGTGAATATTTAGAACAAGAGATCAGTTTTGAACAGGTTGAAGGGGACTTTGACTCATTCCAGGGAAAGTGGACTTTTGAGCAACTTGGAAATCATCATACACTGCTGAAGTACTCTGTGGAGTCAAAAATGCGCAAAGACACGTTCCTTTCTGAAGCTATCATGGAAGAG GTCATTTATGAAGATCTCCCATCAAACTTGTGTGCAATAAGAGATTATATTGAGAACAGGACAGCATCAAATATTTTGGAAAGTAAGCAAAATACAAATTCAAGGCAGCAAACTGCTCCATCTGGCTTTGCAGATGACGACAGCTATTGTTCAGCTGAAGAGTTGTCTGATTGCAATGCTCAAAGCTTATCACAACAAAGACGAAGAGTTCCAGGATTACAAAGGGACATTGAAGTCCTTAAATCTGAAATCCTGAAATTCATTGCAGAACATGGACAAGAAGGATTCATGCCAATGAGGAAGCAACTTCGTTTGCATGGAAGAGTTGACATTGAGAAGGCTATAAATCGCATGGGGGGGTTCAGAAAGATTGCAATTATGATGAACCTCTCTCTTGCTTACAAACACCGCAAACCAAAGGGTTACTGGGACAATCTTGAAAATTTGCATGATGAG ATAAGTAGATTTCAAAGGAGCTGGGGAATGGACCCTTCATTTATGCCCAGCAGAAAGTCATTTGAACGTGCAG GACGCTTTGATATTGCTCGTGCATTGGAAAAGTGGGGTGGACTTAATCAGGTTTCTCGCCTTCTGTCCCTTAAGGTGAGGAGACAGAGAAGCAAACAGGGCAACCTTGACAAGGACAAGAAAGTTGAGGATGATGTAGCATCACCTGATGTAGATATTGAGATCAAGACACCATCTAGACCCACTGTTTCTCAAGATCCACAAAAATGGCTTACAGAATTAACACAGCTGGACATAAATTGGGTTGACTAA
- the LOC108321892 gene encoding uncharacterized protein At4g08330, chloroplastic, with amino-acid sequence MIPYGDMLKGSFECKQLQVSSIVRDVNYSCGSCGYELNLNSSNRNTSLIDSKSIKRGIISFFSVDESRFTQIQQLPWSFWIPFFNSKRQQRTKLLCRNCASHLGYAYTLPSQSQSWDGISDDSRIYDIKLTALLPSFCEEPSQRLENMAKYESASSTVVF; translated from the exons ATGATTCCTTACGGCGACATGCTCAAAGGATCATTTGAATGTAAACAACTTCAAGTATCCTCCATTGTCAGAGATGTGAACTACAG CTGTGGTTCGTGTGGTTATGAGCTGAACTTGAACTCCAGCAACCGCAACACTAGTCTCATAGACTCAAAGTCCATAAAGAGAGGCATAATTTCCTTCTTCTCTGTGGATGAGAGCAGGTTCACTCAGATCCAGCAACTTCCCTGGTCATTTTGGATTCCCTTTTTCAACTCCAAGCGCCAACAAAGAACCAAGCTCCTTTGCCGCAACTGTGCCAGCCACCTGGGCTATGCCTACACTTTGCCCTCCCAATCCCAATCCTGGGATGGCATCTCTGATGATTCCAGAATTTATGATATAAAACTCACCGCTTTGTTACCTTCCTTCTGCGAGGAACCATCTCAAAGGTTAGAGAATATGGCCAAGTACGAGAGTGCATCTTCCACTGTGGTGTTCTAA